In Leishmania donovani BPK282A1 complete genome, chromosome 35, the following are encoded in one genomic region:
- a CDS encoding transporter, putative, with protein sequence MPSGVGVPATPHRQALPFEVGEQPPLTPLPTAPRDDYSRTSQLLFEAPVLLPLTADQRHLIEQLDFFKKWYLFCHFVYICTWVLIGFLGLLVMVPHLATVDAFFVAVSSVCNCGLQSVDVGKWSAGATLFRHFLLLPGGVVITSSFQPLLRLFMLHRVRHVFYPEEKDTPREALLRAKKRAEARRLHYAALVSAITPFVYFVVVNSALMTLLWSLNVSHLSAFDVFCMTLASFHSSIFLPMEAYARDAAVTGLVTAACALGFTAFPVFLRFFMLCEWCSLWVVRRFTGLLCRCIELCRSPLDDTSDGEERSASETDDISAALLHALPRHSYSLLRCLDNMDAAFREAMSSKEPGTFHPFLFRPSETAFLGFAWCALTLMQAAPFWYEQWDGVLHGYTWPYKIYLSLCQAAAVRFAAASFVPLLEYSNAHVAVTILSMYLPALPISTDRTYRKWRQMFRTSVVRLLTSRLFWLFTGMVLMLFSEEGEMRVQLLKSRFDIMTRTLFEVISAYAGCGLSLSLPDSNVSFVGFTGTFCKLIIAAVILGGRHRFVDLGIDLGFSSLQSDVDATSSSERISSSQT encoded by the coding sequence ATGCCATCTGGTGTTGGCGTGCCTGCCACGCCCCACCGTCAGGCGCTCCCCTTCGAGGTAGGTGAGCAACCGCCACTGACGCCGCTTCCCACGGCTCCCAGAGATGACTACTCCCGCACCTCTCAGCTCTTGTTTGAGGCGCCTGTGCTTCTGCCTCTCACTGCCGACCAGCGGCACCTCATTGAGCAGCTCGATTTCTTCAAGAAATGGTACCTCTTTTGCCATTTTGTGTACATATGCACATGGGTTTTGATTGGGTTTCTTGGTCTGCTTGTCATGGTCCCACACCTCGCCACTGTTGACGCCTTCTTTGTCGCCGTATCCTCGGTGTGCAACTGCGGTCTGCAGTCAGTGGACGTAGGCAAATGGTCTGCCGGCGCGACGCTTTTCCGGCATTTTCTGTTGCTCCCTGGAGGGGTTGTGATCACCAGCAGCTTTCAACCTCTTCTGCGCCTCTTCATGTTGCACCGCGTGCGGCATGTCTTTTACCCCGAAGAGAAGGATACACCACGGGAGGCGTTATTACGGGCGAAGAAGCGAGCCGAGGCACGCCGCTTGCACTACGCTGCTCTCGTGAGCGCCATCACCCCCTTTGTGTACTTTGTCGTCGTCAACAGTGCCCTCATGACGCTGCTGTGGAGTCTCAACGTCTCACACCTCTCTGCCTTTGACGTGTTCTGCATGACACTCGCTTCATTCCACAGCTCCATCTTCTTACCCATGGAGGCGTACGCGAGGGACGCCGCTGTGACGGGGCTGGTgacagcagcgtgcgcactAGGGTTCACCGCCTTCCCTGTCTTTCTCCGCTTTTTTATGCTGTGCGAGTGGTGCTCGCTGTGGGTCGTACGCCGCTTTACCGGTCTCCTATGCCGCTGCATCGAGCTCTGTCGCTCGCCTTTGGACGACACTAGCGACGGTGAGGAGAGGAGCGCCAGCGAAACCGACGACATCTCTGCAGCCTTGCTTCATGCCCTGCCACGCCACTCTTACTCTCTCTTACGCTGCCTAGATAATATGGACGCTGCATTTCGGGAGGCGATGTCGTCTAAAGAGCCAGGCACCTTTCACCCGTTTCTCTTTCGTCCCAGCGAAACGGCCTTTCTGGGCTTTGCGTGGTGCGCCCTGACCCTGATGCAAGCGGCCCCGTTCTGGTATGAGCAGTGGGATGGGGTGCTGCACGGGTACACATGGCCGTACAAGATATACCTATCTCTCTGccaggccgccgccgtccgcttcgccgctgcctcctttgtgccgctgctcgagtACAGCAATGCTCATGTAGCGGTAACCATCCTCTCCATGTACCTCCCCGCTCTCCCGATATCGACCGATCGCACGTACCGCAAGTGGAGGCAAATGTTCCGCACCTCTGTCGTCCGCCTGCTCACGTCGCGTCTCTTCTGGCTGTTTACTGGAATGGTGCTGATGCTCTTTTCAGAAGAGGGCGAAATgcgggtgcagctgctcaagAGTCGTTTTGATATTATGACGCGCACCTTATTTGAAGTCATCAGCGCCTACGCTGGATGCGGTCTGTCGCTGTCACTGCCCGACTCGAATGTGTCATTTGTTGGCTTCACTGGCACCTTTTGCAAGCTCATCATTGCCGCGGTCATCCTCGGCGGTCGGCATCGCTTCGTAGATCTCGGCATCGACTTGGGCTTTAGCTCTCTCCAGTCCGATGTCGACGCGACTTCTTCGAGCGAAAGGATCTCTTCCTCCCAGACGTGA
- a CDS encoding coatomer zeta subunit, putative produces the protein MAFLHRVQAVVALNNTGSRIFAKYFIGEGTPESSKALAPLEKQRSLEHAVFQAIHDPRRGNHVAYESEILVVEGHIALFHISEDVTIIVIGAGSENEVVLSNVLMGLVDALRQELNTPSLTARLLLENYCALLMTIDEMLDEGIILETDSATVANDLEPYLVDVSNDTARAALTGVNKYLRDNL, from the coding sequence ATGGCCTTCCTGCACCGAGTacaggcggtggtggcactGAACAACACTGGCAGCCGCATCTTTGCCAAGTACTTCATCGGGGAGGGCACCCCCGAGTCTTCTaaggcgctggcgcctctTGAAAAGCAGCGCTCGCTGGAGCACGCCGTCTTTCAAGCCATTCACGACCCGCGACGCGGCAACCATGTCGCCTACGAGAGCGAGATTCTCGTGGTGGAAGGGCACATTGCTCTCTTCCACATCAGCGAAGATGTTACGATCATTGTCATTGGCGCCGGCTCTGAGAATGAAGTTGTGCTGTCGAACGTGTTGATGGGACTGGTAGATGCACTGCGCCAAGAACTCAACACACCCTCTCTGACAGCGCGTTTGTTACTGGAGAACTACTGTGCTCTTCTCATGACAATCGATGAGATGCTAGATGAGGGAATCATCCTAGAAACAGACTCGGCCACCGTGGCGAACGATTTGGAACCCTACTTGGTCGACGTTAGCAACGACACGGCGCGGGCCGCCCTCACTGGTGTCAACAAGTACCTGCGTGATAATTTGTAG
- a CDS encoding ADP-ribosylation factor, putative, protein MGLLSIIKKTKRKEREMRILMLGLDNAGKTTCVKKLCGKDTSSISPTLGFQITALTFRGCTLNVWDVGGQQSLRSYWRNYFESTDGLVWVVDSNDVKRLLMCKEELHHLLQEERLAGASLLVFLNKIDIPTALSPQEIARLLDVDTIRQGKRHVHLCACSARTGEGLLDGISWMVDDVSKRMYLSS, encoded by the coding sequence ATGGGGCTTCTCTCTATCATCAAGAAGACGAAGCGTAAAGAGCGTGAAATGCGCATCCTTATGCTAGGCCTGGACAACGCCGGGAAAACTACGTGCGTCAAAAAGCTCTGCGGGAAGGACACGAGCTCTATCAGCCCCACTCTCGGCTTTCAGATTACTGCTCTGACGTTTCGTGGGTGCACACTGAACGTGTGGGATGTGGGTGGCCAGCAAAGCTTGCGCAGCTACTGGCGCAACTACTTTGAAAGCACGGATGGTCTTGTGTGGGTGGTCGACAGCAATGACGTGAAGAGACTGCTAATGTgcaaggaggagctgcatcACCTCCTGCAGGAGGAGCGACTTGCCGGAGCAAGTTTGCTCGTCTTCCTCAATAAGATCGACATTCCCACTGCGTTATCGCCGCAGGAGATTGCCCGCCTGCTTGATGTAGACACGATTCGACAAGGCAAGCGCCACGTACACCTCTGCGCGTGTAGTGCCAGAACCGGTGAGGGCTTGCTAGACGGCATTTCATGGATGGTAGACGACGTTTCAAAGCGCATGTACTTATCAAGCTAG